One window of Flavobacteriales bacterium genomic DNA carries:
- a CDS encoding DUF1573 domain-containing protein: MKKLIATLGLSVLVLGAFAQENTTTVGGSGPMISLDKEVHDYGTIDQGANGTCEFKVTNTGDQPLIISNCKGSCGCTVPKCDTAPIAPGASSVITVKYATERVGPINKSVTITSNSLNSPTKIIRIKGEVKASATPAPTSPVKATSPMAPTSN; this comes from the coding sequence ATGAAAAAGCTCATCGCAACACTCGGCCTCAGTGTCCTCGTACTCGGAGCGTTCGCTCAGGAAAACACCACGACCGTCGGTGGCAGCGGCCCCATGATCTCCTTGGACAAGGAGGTGCATGACTACGGCACCATCGACCAAGGTGCCAACGGCACATGCGAGTTCAAAGTGACCAACACCGGCGATCAGCCCTTGATCATCAGCAACTGCAAAGGCAGCTGCGGCTGCACCGTTCCCAAGTGCGATACCGCCCCTATAGCTCCCGGCGCCTCTTCCGTGATCACGGTGAAGTACGCCACCGAGCGCGTCGGCCCGATCAACAAGTCGGTGACCATCACCAGCAACTCCTTGAATTCCCCGACCAAGATCATCCGCATCAAGGGTGAAGTGAAGGCCTCTGCCACTCCGGCCCCGACCTCGCCGGTGAAAGCGACCAGCCCCATGGCACCGACCTCTAACTAA
- a CDS encoding citrate synthase: MSETAKIILEGKTYEFPIVEGSEGEKAIDISKLRAETGHITLDFGYKNTGATTSAITFLDGEKGILHYRGYPIEQLAEKGSFLEVSYLILNGELPNAKQLEEFEGNIRYHSLVHEDMKHGFQFFPSNAHPMGILSAMINSLSTFYPKSQSPNRPSRDVERTIYRLIAKMPTLAAISYKNNLGHPYMYPDNKLSYVENFLHMMYGLPTEEYTADPVVVDALNKLLILHADHEQNCSASTVRMVGSSQANLYSAVSAGIAALWGPLHGGANQEVIEMLETIRNDGGNIRKWVDKAKDKNDPFRLFGFGHRVYKNFDPRATIIKKSSDELLRKMGVKDPVLDIARQLEEIALKDDYFIERKLYPNVDFYSGIIYRAIGIPTRMFTVMFAMGRLPGWIAQWKEMVENKEPISRPRQIYTGAAARDYIPMAQRK; this comes from the coding sequence ATGAGCGAGACCGCGAAGATCATTTTAGAGGGCAAGACCTATGAATTCCCCATTGTGGAGGGAAGCGAGGGAGAGAAAGCGATCGACATCAGCAAATTGCGTGCGGAGACGGGGCACATCACCTTGGACTTCGGTTACAAGAATACCGGTGCTACCACCAGCGCGATCACTTTTCTTGATGGAGAAAAGGGGATCCTTCATTACCGGGGTTATCCCATTGAGCAATTGGCTGAGAAGGGGTCATTCCTGGAAGTTTCCTACCTGATCCTCAACGGCGAACTTCCGAACGCCAAGCAATTGGAGGAATTCGAGGGAAACATCCGCTACCATTCGCTGGTGCATGAGGACATGAAGCACGGCTTCCAGTTCTTCCCCAGCAATGCGCATCCCATGGGCATCCTCTCAGCGATGATCAATTCGCTGAGCACCTTCTACCCCAAGAGCCAATCGCCCAACCGGCCCAGCAGGGACGTTGAACGCACGATCTACCGCTTGATCGCGAAGATGCCGACGCTGGCCGCGATCAGCTACAAGAACAACTTGGGGCATCCGTACATGTACCCGGACAACAAGCTGAGCTACGTGGAGAATTTCCTCCACATGATGTACGGGCTGCCCACGGAGGAATACACCGCGGACCCGGTCGTGGTGGACGCCCTGAACAAGCTATTGATCCTGCATGCGGACCACGAGCAGAACTGCAGCGCCAGCACCGTGCGCATGGTTGGCAGTTCACAGGCCAACCTGTACAGCGCCGTTTCCGCAGGCATCGCAGCGCTGTGGGGGCCATTGCACGGCGGGGCCAACCAGGAGGTGATCGAGATGCTGGAGACCATCCGTAACGACGGGGGCAACATCCGGAAGTGGGTGGACAAGGCCAAGGACAAGAACGACCCGTTCCGTCTCTTCGGCTTCGGCCACAGGGTGTACAAGAACTTCGACCCGCGCGCCACCATCATCAAGAAGAGCAGCGACGAACTTCTGCGCAAAATGGGTGTGAAAGATCCAGTTCTCGACATCGCCCGACAACTGGAGGAGATCGCGCTGAAGGACGATTATTTCATCGAACGCAAGCTGTATCCGAACGTTGACTTCTACAGCGGCATCATCTACCGCGCCATCGGCATCCCCACACGGATGTTCACCGTGATGTTCGCCATGGGCCGCTTGCCCGGCTGGATCGCCCAATGGAAGGAAATGGTGGAGAACAAGGAGCCTATCAGCCGTCCGCGCCAGATCTACACCGGTGCGGCCGCACGCGACTATATCCCCATGGCACAGCGCAAGTGA
- a CDS encoding DUF5103 domain-containing protein: MNLTPNHRTSNWWMLLLTLVACTTTQPAVSGSEEYYSPQESRNDDHVYVPTVHTVQLFKKGFELSPPILELGGTDPLILRFDDFSPDAENLSFTVVHCNADWQPSDLSPSQYINGMPTDFVPSPRQSFNTLKPYLEYELEFPNEMMQPSVAGNYILKVYRENDQDDLILTRRFLVFENRVQIDAGIVPTRDIEQRDMDQQLDLTLRYPGISVPDPFTDLKVAVLQNMRWDDVRTGFKPKFIRDSELIYDQPKEGVFPGGNEWRGVDLKSTRYSTLRVNRYITSPEGLEEAILLPDEKREFKVYLDLPDINGKYLVRNDLYQDDPLSADHIYVDFTLPRSAELTGGDVYIYGAVSDFQCKKEFRCTWDAHKKAYTLRVLVKQGYFDYAYAFLPTGATAPDLALLEGSHFQTENDYLVLVYVRDYQLRCDRLLGLRFLNSRKG, encoded by the coding sequence ATGAACCTGACACCGAACCACCGCACGAGCAACTGGTGGATGCTATTGCTCACCCTTGTCGCCTGCACCACTACTCAACCTGCCGTCAGCGGAAGCGAGGAGTACTACTCCCCGCAGGAGTCCCGCAACGACGACCATGTCTACGTGCCCACGGTGCACACGGTGCAATTGTTCAAGAAAGGTTTTGAACTCTCCCCACCGATCCTTGAACTGGGCGGTACGGACCCTTTGATCTTGCGCTTCGACGACTTTTCCCCGGATGCCGAGAACCTTTCCTTCACCGTGGTCCATTGCAACGCCGACTGGCAGCCCAGCGACCTTTCCCCCAGCCAGTACATCAATGGCATGCCGACGGACTTTGTGCCCTCACCCCGCCAAAGCTTCAATACACTTAAACCTTATCTGGAATACGAGCTGGAGTTCCCGAACGAAATGATGCAGCCATCGGTTGCCGGGAATTACATCCTGAAGGTCTATCGGGAGAATGATCAGGACGACCTCATCCTGACCCGGCGCTTCCTGGTCTTCGAGAACCGGGTGCAGATCGATGCGGGTATCGTGCCCACACGTGACATAGAGCAGCGCGACATGGATCAACAACTGGACTTGACGTTGCGATACCCCGGGATCTCCGTGCCGGACCCGTTCACCGACCTGAAAGTGGCCGTGCTCCAGAACATGCGTTGGGACGATGTGCGTACCGGGTTCAAGCCGAAGTTCATCCGCGATTCCGAGCTCATTTACGACCAACCGAAGGAAGGCGTTTTCCCCGGTGGTAACGAATGGCGCGGTGTGGACCTGAAGAGCACCCGCTACTCCACGCTTCGCGTGAACCGGTACATCACCTCACCGGAAGGGCTGGAGGAGGCCATCCTGTTACCGGATGAAAAACGCGAATTCAAGGTCTATCTGGACCTGCCGGACATCAATGGAAAGTACTTGGTGCGCAACGATCTGTACCAAGATGATCCCCTCAGCGCCGATCACATCTATGTGGACTTCACCCTGCCCCGCAGCGCCGAACTGACCGGTGGCGATGTCTATATCTACGGTGCTGTCAGTGACTTCCAGTGCAAGAAGGAGTTCCGCTGCACCTGGGATGCCCATAAGAAGGCCTATACCTTGCGTGTACTGGTGAAGCAGGGTTACTTCGACTATGCCTATGCTTTCTTGCCCACCGGGGCCACGGCACCCGACCTCGCCTTACTGGAGGGATCGCACTTCCAAACGGAGAACGACTACCTCGTGCTGGTCTATGTGCGTGACTATCAACTGCGCTGCGACCGCCTGCTGGGCCTGAGGTTCCTCAATAGCCGGAAAGGCTGA
- a CDS encoding SMP-30/gluconolactonase/LRE family protein, translated as MKIFYPALLLVSCSANAQYSGPESVEHDAEGQRYFVSNTGDNSIKQRAYDGTVTAFASNLPTAPYGIELKGDTLFACMGGSIRGFSTVDGVVVFSLSVGGSFLNGITTDGAFLYATDFSTKKIFKVNVEQLTYTTLVANTVNTPNGIVWDPALERLWVVGWGSNAKIKSYDRDSGAELSSYTTNLGSIDGVTLDCQGRIIVASWEPDQLTRYENTFTEAPVVLMMDNGLDHPADLDYDTVHDRVCVPNSGNNTVSLVDVADCTTAVPEAAPYGTFMVWPNPTNGLLKLDLELKHAVPFLVFNVRGTLVASGTLSPNGLLDITELASGTYVVDVPVLRKKAVIIRR; from the coding sequence ATGAAGATCTTCTACCCCGCGTTGTTGCTCGTTTCCTGCTCCGCAAATGCCCAGTACAGCGGACCAGAGAGCGTGGAGCACGATGCTGAGGGTCAGCGCTATTTCGTGAGCAATACAGGCGACAACAGCATCAAGCAGCGGGCGTATGACGGTACGGTCACGGCCTTTGCGAGCAATTTGCCGACGGCGCCTTATGGCATCGAGCTGAAGGGGGATACGCTTTTTGCCTGCATGGGCGGTTCCATCCGCGGATTCAGCACCGTGGACGGCGTGGTGGTGTTCAGCCTCAGCGTGGGAGGGTCATTTCTCAATGGCATCACCACCGACGGGGCATTTCTATATGCGACGGATTTCAGCACCAAAAAGATCTTCAAGGTGAACGTGGAGCAACTGACCTACACCACACTGGTGGCCAATACCGTGAACACGCCGAACGGGATCGTATGGGATCCCGCTTTGGAGCGCCTGTGGGTGGTGGGATGGGGCAGCAATGCCAAGATCAAAAGCTATGACAGGGACAGCGGGGCCGAGCTGAGCAGCTATACCACCAACCTCGGCAGCATCGATGGCGTAACGCTGGACTGCCAAGGTCGCATCATTGTAGCCAGTTGGGAGCCGGACCAGCTTACGCGCTATGAGAACACCTTTACCGAAGCGCCAGTGGTGCTGATGATGGACAACGGCCTGGATCATCCGGCCGATCTGGACTATGACACCGTCCACGACCGCGTATGCGTGCCCAACAGCGGCAACAATACGGTATCGCTGGTGGATGTCGCGGATTGCACCACGGCGGTCCCGGAGGCGGCACCTTACGGCACCTTCATGGTATGGCCCAATCCGACGAACGGATTGCTCAAGTTGGATCTGGAACTGAAGCACGCGGTACCCTTCCTTGTCTTCAATGTGAGGGGCACGCTCGTGGCCAGCGGCACGCTTTCACCGAATGGCTTGCTGGACATTACCGAATTGGCATCGGGCACCTACGTGGTGGACGTTCCGGTCCTGCGGAAGAAGGCCGTGATCATTCGCCGTTGA
- the apaG gene encoding Co2+/Mg2+ efflux protein ApaG — MSTAVSHDIRVSVMARFEAGQSAPTEGRFLFSYRITIANRGQRTAQLLRRHWFISDSLASPCEVEGPGVVGAVPVLEPGEQFTYTSYCELHSGMGRMRGSYRMRHMDDGSEFDVAIPAFDLRLPYAAN, encoded by the coding sequence ATGTCCACCGCCGTCTCCCACGACATCCGCGTAAGCGTGATGGCCCGGTTCGAGGCCGGGCAAAGCGCCCCGACCGAAGGACGCTTCCTGTTCAGCTACCGGATCACCATTGCGAACCGGGGCCAACGCACCGCACAGTTGCTGCGCCGGCACTGGTTCATTTCGGACAGCCTCGCTTCGCCCTGCGAAGTGGAAGGCCCGGGGGTCGTGGGCGCCGTTCCGGTGCTCGAGCCCGGGGAACAGTTCACCTATACGAGCTACTGCGAACTGCACAGCGGCATGGGCCGCATGCGCGGCAGCTATCGGATGCGCCATATGGACGATGGCAGCGAGTTCGACGTGGCCATCCCGGCCTTCGACCTTCGGTTGCCGTACGCGGCGAACTGA